In Mixta intestinalis, the following are encoded in one genomic region:
- the tsaD gene encoding tRNA (adenosine(37)-N6)-threonylcarbamoyltransferase complex transferase subunit TsaD — protein sequence MRVLGIETSCDETGVAIYDDRAGLLANQLYSQVKVHADYGGVVPELASRDHVRKTVPLIQAALQEAGLEGKDIDAVAWTAGPGLVGALLVGATIGRSLAFAWQVPAVPVHHMEGHLLAPMLEDNPPQFPFVALLVSGGHTQLISVTGIGEYSLLGESIDDAAGEAFDKTAKLLGLDYPGGPMLSRMAQQGTAGRFTFPRPMTDRPGLDFSFSGLKTFAANTIRENSDDAQTRADIARAFEDAVVDTLAIKCKRALDQTGFKRLVMAGGVSANRTLRLKLAEMMQARGGEVFYARPEFCTDNGAMIAYAGMVRLKGGTRGDLGVSVRPRWPLAELPAIA from the coding sequence ATGCGCGTTCTGGGTATTGAAACATCCTGTGATGAAACCGGTGTCGCCATTTATGACGATCGGGCCGGTTTACTCGCTAATCAACTCTATAGTCAGGTGAAAGTCCATGCCGATTATGGCGGGGTGGTGCCGGAACTGGCTTCGCGCGATCACGTGCGTAAAACGGTGCCGTTAATTCAGGCTGCGTTGCAGGAGGCGGGGCTGGAAGGCAAAGATATTGACGCGGTTGCCTGGACCGCTGGCCCAGGTTTAGTCGGTGCGCTGCTGGTTGGCGCGACCATTGGCCGCTCGCTGGCGTTTGCCTGGCAGGTTCCCGCCGTGCCGGTACACCATATGGAAGGGCATCTGCTGGCACCGATGCTGGAAGACAATCCACCGCAGTTTCCCTTTGTCGCACTGCTGGTCTCTGGTGGCCATACGCAGCTAATTAGCGTGACCGGTATCGGTGAATACAGCTTGCTGGGCGAATCAATTGATGACGCCGCAGGTGAAGCCTTCGATAAAACCGCTAAGCTCCTGGGCCTGGATTATCCCGGCGGGCCGATGCTGTCGCGTATGGCGCAGCAGGGAACGGCAGGGCGCTTCACGTTTCCGCGTCCGATGACTGACCGGCCTGGTCTGGACTTCAGCTTCTCAGGTTTAAAAACCTTTGCTGCCAATACAATTCGCGAGAACAGCGACGATGCGCAAACGCGCGCGGATATCGCCCGTGCTTTTGAGGATGCGGTAGTGGATACGCTGGCGATTAAATGCAAACGCGCGCTGGATCAAACCGGTTTTAAACGCCTGGTGATGGCGGGCGGCGTCAGCGCTAACCGGACGTTGCGCCTGAAGCTGGCGGAGATGATGCAGGCGCGGGGCGGCGAGGTTTTTTATGCCCGTCCTGAATTTTGTACCGATAACGGCGCGATGATCGCCTATGCCGGTATGGTGCGTTTAAAAGGCGGTACTCGCGGCGATCTCGGCGTCAGCGTGCGTCCGCGTTGGCCACTGGCTGAACTACCGGCAATTGCCTGA